In Candidatus Binatia bacterium, one DNA window encodes the following:
- a CDS encoding CocE/NonD family hydrolase — MTQRSLLHLRHLRTLALVAVLALHQLAITGCGDSSSSAGPIPTPTPAPTPPGSIPATYTARGSVEQAYVVDAEPGMELRLVDGSGAVVATGTADAQGSLIFRDVPAGPGYRVTASVGGQTMVSEPFSITTPEEVPDPSFYSSQMVGPGYQYIETRDGTLLAINVLLPGPIDGGPYPTLIEYSGYSPADPDTPQPSSLIAYALGYAVVGVNMRGTGCSGGAFQFFETLQSTDGYDVVEIIASQPWVAHGKVGMIGISYPGISQLFVSRLQPPGLAAIAPLSVISDTGRGVLYPGGILNNGFATSWAEERQREARPGGQRWAQRRMDEGDEICIANQRLRDQSPDIIQMIEDNSFYHPEVADPVTPALFVDRIEVPVFLAGAWQDEQTGSYFANMLDRFGSDKVFITITNGGHTEPLAPFIFSRWMEFLDLYVARRVPQRSPALPVILDAINDSVFRAEGELELEPDRFAGVSSYEEALALFESEPRVRIVFDNGAGGDEPGAPVPQFEAKFDAWPIPELVPTAWYFDEGGRLVSEPPAQEGTDSWIYDPSSSQRTSLRTPGTEWTTLPDWHWQPLPDGRALAYATEPLEEDVLMAGSGSIDLWLTSTAIDTDVQVTLSEIRPDGFETYVQSGWLRASRRVESPESTELRPVHTHREEDEAPLVPGEFVLARVELFPFAHAFRAGSRIRISISAPGGDRALWKFRALPAEGEVINTIARGGAMPSRVVLPVLPGLEAIGPLPQCPSLRAQPCRPYEEVSNTPG, encoded by the coding sequence ATGACACAGCGATCCCTCCTGCACCTGCGCCATCTGCGGACCCTCGCCCTGGTCGCCGTGCTGGCGCTGCACCAGCTCGCCATCACCGGCTGCGGCGACTCGAGCAGCTCGGCCGGGCCGATCCCGACCCCGACCCCGGCGCCGACGCCGCCGGGCAGCATCCCAGCGACCTACACGGCGCGCGGCAGCGTCGAGCAGGCGTACGTGGTCGACGCCGAGCCCGGCATGGAGCTGCGGCTCGTCGACGGCTCGGGTGCGGTGGTCGCGACCGGCACCGCGGACGCGCAGGGCTCGCTGATCTTCCGCGACGTCCCGGCGGGTCCGGGCTACCGCGTGACCGCGTCGGTCGGCGGCCAGACGATGGTGAGCGAGCCGTTCTCCATCACCACGCCCGAGGAGGTCCCCGACCCGTCCTTCTACAGCTCGCAGATGGTGGGCCCGGGCTACCAGTACATCGAGACGCGCGACGGGACGCTGCTCGCGATCAACGTGCTCCTGCCGGGACCGATCGACGGCGGGCCGTACCCGACGCTCATCGAGTACTCCGGCTACTCGCCGGCCGATCCCGACACCCCGCAGCCGAGCAGCCTGATCGCGTACGCGCTCGGCTACGCCGTGGTCGGCGTCAACATGCGCGGCACCGGCTGCTCGGGCGGCGCGTTCCAGTTCTTCGAGACGCTGCAGTCGACCGACGGCTACGACGTCGTCGAGATCATCGCGTCGCAGCCGTGGGTCGCGCACGGCAAGGTCGGCATGATCGGGATCTCGTACCCGGGCATCAGCCAGCTCTTCGTCTCGCGGCTCCAGCCGCCGGGGCTCGCCGCGATCGCGCCGCTGTCGGTGATCTCCGACACCGGGCGCGGCGTGCTCTACCCGGGCGGCATCCTGAACAACGGCTTCGCGACGTCGTGGGCCGAGGAGCGTCAGCGTGAAGCGCGTCCGGGCGGTCAGCGCTGGGCGCAGCGCCGCATGGACGAGGGCGACGAGATCTGCATCGCGAACCAGCGGCTGCGCGATCAGTCCCCCGACATCATCCAGATGATCGAGGACAACTCGTTCTACCATCCGGAGGTCGCCGACCCGGTGACGCCGGCGCTGTTCGTCGACCGCATCGAGGTGCCGGTGTTCCTCGCCGGCGCCTGGCAGGACGAGCAGACCGGCTCCTACTTCGCGAACATGCTCGACCGCTTCGGCAGCGACAAGGTGTTCATCACGATCACCAACGGCGGACACACCGAGCCGCTCGCGCCGTTCATCTTCTCCCGCTGGATGGAGTTCCTCGACCTCTACGTCGCGCGCCGCGTGCCGCAGCGCTCGCCGGCGCTGCCGGTGATCCTCGACGCGATCAACGACTCGGTCTTCCGCGCCGAGGGCGAGCTCGAGCTCGAGCCCGACCGCTTCGCCGGCGTGTCGAGCTACGAGGAGGCGCTGGCGCTGTTCGAGAGCGAGCCGCGCGTGCGCATCGTGTTCGACAACGGCGCCGGCGGCGACGAGCCGGGCGCGCCGGTTCCGCAGTTCGAGGCGAAGTTCGACGCCTGGCCGATCCCGGAGCTCGTGCCGACCGCGTGGTACTTCGACGAGGGCGGTCGCCTGGTGTCCGAGCCGCCCGCGCAGGAAGGCACCGACTCGTGGATCTACGATCCGTCGTCGTCGCAGCGCACGTCGCTGCGCACGCCGGGCACCGAGTGGACCACGCTCCCCGACTGGCACTGGCAGCCGCTGCCGGACGGCCGCGCGCTCGCGTACGCGACCGAGCCGCTCGAGGAGGACGTCCTCATGGCGGGCTCGGGCAGCATCGATCTGTGGTTGACGTCGACCGCCATCGACACCGACGTGCAGGTGACGCTGAGCGAGATCCGCCCCGACGGCTTCGAGACCTACGTGCAGAGCGGCTGGCTGCGGGCGAGCCGTCGCGTCGAGTCGCCGGAGTCGACCGAGCTGCGGCCGGTGCACACGCACCGCGAGGAGGACGAGGCGCCGCTCGTGCCGGGCGAGTTCGTGCTCGCGCGCGTCGAGCTCTTCCCCTTCGCGCACGCCTTCCGCGCCGGATCGCGCATCCGCATCTCGATCAGCGCGCCGGGCGGCGACCGCGCGCTCTGGAAGTTCCGCGCGCTGCCCGCAGAAGGCGAGGTGATCAACACGATCGCGCGCGGCGGCGCGATGCCCTCGCGCGTGGTGCTGCCGGTGCTGCCCGGCCTCGAGGCGATCGGGCCGCTGCCGCAGTGTCCGTCGCTGCGGGCGCAGCCCTGCCGGCCGTACGAGGAGGTCAGCAACACGCCTGGCTGA
- a CDS encoding DUF1820 family protein, translating into MASKVGKVPSKRIYRVRFMNEGRIFELYAREVAQGSLFGFIEVADIVWGSKSDVIIDPSEQELRNEFTGVSRLYVPLHAVVRIDEVEKGGTAKIISLPGTQTKATAPTVPIYTPSGTGPIKPK; encoded by the coding sequence GTGGCGAGCAAGGTCGGCAAGGTCCCGAGCAAGCGCATCTATCGCGTGCGCTTCATGAACGAGGGGCGGATCTTCGAGCTCTACGCGCGCGAGGTCGCGCAGGGGTCGCTGTTCGGCTTCATCGAGGTCGCGGACATCGTCTGGGGCAGCAAGTCCGACGTCATCATCGACCCTTCGGAGCAGGAGCTGCGCAACGAGTTCACCGGGGTGAGCCGCCTCTACGTGCCGCTGCACGCCGTGGTCCGCATCGACGAGGTCGAGAAGGGCGGCACCGCGAAGATCATCTCGCTGCCCGGGACGCAGACCAAGGCGACCGCGCCAACGGTGCCGATCTACACCCCGAGCGGCACCGGGCCGATCAAGCCGAAGTGA
- the ppk1 gene encoding polyphosphate kinase 1 — protein MVEEVDSGRSAAEPASASGAAARAKRNDEQGIVRELSKTVRKRVRVTPRKAVAAIAAGAKGHKDAKGKEKAPPLPDFPPELYLNRELTWLEFNWRVLHEAEDKRVPLLERVKFLAIVSSNLDEFFMKRIGGLKQQVAAGVREPTVDGRTPQQQIHDCLKVVAALDERRQELFVELIHKLRQHGIVLTHVHKLDDKDRAQLREWYVKNVYPLVTPQAMDPAHPFPFVSNLSLNLLVTVRYPKDPQISLARVKVPVGAGIPRLVRVGDRDVFVTLEDVMADNLDLLFPGMEVVSTELFRVTRNANTERDEEDADDLVELIENELRDRKFAPIVRLEVGKGMSRMHRGMLAAELGLQEEGDVVERSGRLGLGDMMELATLDVPALRDPKHHPIDNPELTRGRNIFHVIRDAGSILLQHPYESFTSSVERFLAEASEDPKVRAIKMTLYRTSSESQVIEHLINAASNGKQVAVVVELKARFDEGANIQWANRLEEVGIHVTYGVVGLKTHCKVILVVRQDYDGLRRYSHIGTGNYHAGTARIYSDLGLLTCNDEIGQDLTELFNYLTTGYKPRRSYKKLLVAPTGVKQGLLERIQREIAHQAAGQQGLIQLKMNALEDVDITRALYLASQAGVKVDLIVRDTCRLRPGIPGVSDNVRVISIVGRFLEHSRIFYFRNGGAPEYYIGSADAMKRNLESRVEVLAPVEDPRLQKELRAILDLHLNDQRNAWEMLPDGTYKQRRKPGKELGSHELLIERAERRQREATRLKKRKPKGIARRLAAADSTQDIFILR, from the coding sequence ATGGTCGAAGAGGTGGACAGCGGGCGGTCGGCGGCGGAGCCGGCGTCCGCGAGCGGCGCCGCAGCGCGCGCCAAGCGCAACGACGAGCAGGGCATCGTCCGCGAGCTGAGCAAGACCGTCCGCAAGCGCGTCCGCGTCACGCCGCGCAAGGCGGTCGCGGCGATCGCCGCGGGCGCGAAGGGCCACAAGGACGCGAAGGGGAAGGAGAAGGCGCCGCCGCTGCCCGACTTCCCGCCCGAGCTCTACCTCAACCGCGAGCTCACCTGGCTCGAGTTCAACTGGCGGGTGCTGCACGAGGCGGAGGACAAGCGCGTGCCGCTGCTCGAGCGCGTCAAGTTCCTCGCCATCGTCAGCTCGAACCTCGACGAGTTCTTCATGAAGCGCATCGGCGGCCTGAAGCAGCAGGTCGCCGCGGGCGTGCGCGAGCCGACCGTCGACGGACGCACGCCGCAGCAGCAGATCCACGACTGCCTGAAGGTGGTCGCGGCGCTCGACGAGCGGCGCCAGGAGCTGTTCGTCGAGCTGATCCACAAGCTGCGCCAGCACGGCATCGTCCTGACCCACGTCCACAAGCTCGACGACAAGGACCGCGCGCAGCTGCGCGAGTGGTACGTCAAGAACGTCTACCCGCTGGTCACGCCGCAGGCGATGGACCCCGCGCACCCGTTCCCGTTCGTCTCGAACCTGTCGCTCAACCTGCTGGTGACGGTGCGCTACCCGAAGGACCCGCAGATCTCGCTCGCGCGGGTCAAGGTGCCGGTCGGCGCCGGCATCCCGCGGCTCGTGCGGGTCGGCGACCGCGACGTCTTCGTCACGCTCGAGGACGTCATGGCGGACAACCTCGACCTGCTGTTCCCGGGCATGGAGGTCGTCTCCACCGAGCTCTTCCGCGTGACGCGCAACGCCAACACCGAGCGCGACGAGGAGGACGCGGACGACCTCGTCGAGCTGATCGAGAACGAGCTGCGCGACCGCAAGTTCGCGCCCATCGTGCGCCTCGAGGTGGGCAAGGGGATGTCGCGCATGCACCGCGGCATGCTCGCCGCGGAGCTCGGTCTGCAGGAGGAGGGCGACGTCGTCGAGCGCTCGGGTCGGCTCGGGCTCGGCGACATGATGGAGCTCGCGACGCTCGACGTGCCGGCGCTGCGCGACCCCAAGCACCACCCGATCGACAACCCCGAGCTGACGCGCGGGCGCAACATCTTCCACGTCATCCGCGACGCGGGCTCGATCCTGCTGCAGCACCCCTACGAGTCGTTCACCTCGTCGGTCGAGCGCTTCCTCGCCGAGGCGAGCGAGGACCCGAAGGTGCGCGCGATCAAAATGACGCTCTACCGCACGTCGTCGGAGTCGCAGGTCATCGAGCACCTGATCAACGCGGCGTCGAACGGCAAGCAGGTCGCGGTGGTGGTCGAGCTCAAGGCGCGCTTCGACGAGGGCGCCAACATCCAGTGGGCGAACCGGCTCGAGGAGGTCGGCATCCACGTCACCTACGGCGTCGTCGGGCTGAAGACGCACTGCAAGGTGATCCTGGTCGTGCGTCAAGACTACGACGGGCTGCGGCGCTACAGCCACATCGGCACCGGCAACTACCACGCCGGCACCGCGCGCATCTATTCCGACCTGGGCCTCCTCACCTGCAACGACGAGATCGGCCAGGACCTGACCGAGCTCTTCAACTACTTGACGACGGGCTACAAGCCGCGGCGGAGCTACAAGAAGCTCCTCGTCGCCCCGACCGGCGTCAAGCAAGGACTGCTCGAGAGGATCCAGCGCGAGATCGCGCACCAGGCGGCCGGTCAGCAGGGGCTGATCCAGCTCAAGATGAACGCGCTCGAGGACGTCGACATCACGCGCGCGCTCTACCTGGCGTCGCAGGCGGGCGTGAAGGTCGACCTGATCGTGCGCGACACCTGCCGGCTGCGGCCCGGCATCCCGGGCGTGAGCGACAACGTCCGGGTGATCAGCATCGTCGGACGCTTCCTCGAGCACTCGCGGATCTTCTACTTCCGCAACGGAGGCGCGCCGGAGTACTACATCGGCTCCGCCGACGCGATGAAGCGCAACCTCGAGAGCCGCGTCGAGGTGCTCGCTCCGGTCGAGGACCCGCGTCTGCAGAAGGAGCTGCGCGCCATTCTCGATCTGCATCTCAACGATCAGCGCAACGCGTGGGAGATGCTGCCGGACGGGACGTACAAGCAGCGGCGCAAGCCGGGCAAGGAGCTCGGCTCGCACGAGCTGCTCATCGAGCGCGCGGAGCGCCGTCAGCGCGAGGCGACGCGGCTCAAGAAGCGCAAGCCCAAGGGCATCGCGCGCCGCCTCGCCGCCGCCGATTCGACGCAGGACATCTTCATCCTGCGGTAA
- a CDS encoding YqgE/AlgH family protein produces MKLGATTPRATPLGIAAAVTALLAASLAAAAPEVEPRPTLARGKLLVANERLVDPNFRETVVLLLEYDADGALGVVINRPTDVKLALLLPDVEELRERSETVFLGGPVGRDRMLLLVRTGGDAPEESQRIFDDVFVTASLDVLRRVIRDPGPRDRFRAFVGFAGWAPRQLDDEIARGDWSVVPGDARPVFDGNPNEVWRELNERARGQWVRAPDPRPATLGAFGALVAAADVPATSWLGARASAPAAGRRASRRAASRQRASGGAALPPAARNASRAATLAFTS; encoded by the coding sequence GTGAAGCTGGGCGCGACCACGCCGCGTGCGACGCCGCTCGGGATCGCGGCCGCCGTGACGGCGCTGCTCGCGGCGTCGCTCGCCGCCGCCGCACCGGAGGTCGAGCCGCGACCGACGCTCGCGCGCGGCAAGCTGCTGGTCGCGAACGAGCGCCTCGTCGATCCGAATTTTCGCGAGACGGTCGTTCTGCTGCTCGAGTACGACGCCGACGGCGCGCTCGGCGTCGTCATCAACCGGCCGACCGACGTCAAGCTCGCGCTCCTGCTGCCGGACGTCGAGGAGCTGCGCGAGCGCTCGGAGACCGTGTTCCTCGGAGGTCCGGTCGGGCGTGACCGCATGCTGCTCCTGGTGCGCACCGGCGGCGACGCGCCCGAGGAGTCGCAGCGCATCTTCGACGACGTCTTCGTCACCGCGAGCCTCGACGTCCTGCGCCGCGTGATCCGCGACCCGGGGCCGCGCGACCGCTTCCGGGCCTTCGTCGGCTTCGCCGGCTGGGCGCCGCGCCAGCTCGACGACGAGATCGCGCGCGGCGACTGGAGCGTCGTCCCGGGCGACGCGCGGCCAGTGTTCGACGGCAACCCGAACGAGGTGTGGCGGGAGCTCAACGAGAGAGCGCGCGGTCAGTGGGTGCGCGCGCCGGATCCGCGGCCCGCGACGCTCGGTGCGTTCGGCGCGCTCGTCGCCGCAGCAGACGTGCCGGCGACGTCATGGCTGGGCGCTCGCGCGTCGGCGCCCGCTGCAGGTCGGCGCGCGAGCCGTCGCGCTGCTTCCCGTCAGCGCGCGAGCGGCGGCGCTGCCTTGCCGCCCGCAGCGCGGAACGCCTCGCGCGCGGCGACGCTCGCCTTCACGTCGTAG
- a CDS encoding amidohydrolase family protein yields the protein MRAEDLILVSVDDHVVEPPDMFEQHLPVQYKDKAPRVVRKKDGSDVWWFNGQQVPNIALNAVVGRPPEEYGMEPTSYDQLRPGCYDVHERIRDMNANGVLASLCFPSFPGFTGMKFAELADKNLARVMIQAYNDWHIDEWCGSYPGRFIPMALPIMWDPTLMAEEVRRVAKKGCHALSFTENPERLKLPSFHSEHWDPLWEALCDEGTVLCVHIGSGAGMQFNSMEAPVDVMITTTPMKIVDFAADVLWSRVLKTYPKLRIALSEGGIGWIPYFLERADYVHEHHHAWTHQDFGGKKPSQVWREHMVTCFIDDPIGVKNRHAVGIDTITWECDYPHSDTTWPRSPEILMKSLEGVPDDEVNKITHENALRIFRLDAFKYRPKEKCTAGALRAESPDVDLSVRSVRGGKPPATDPSRPVTTADVMQQLAGAFAVPVEA from the coding sequence ATGCGAGCGGAAGACCTGATCCTGGTGAGCGTCGACGATCACGTCGTCGAGCCGCCGGACATGTTCGAGCAGCACCTGCCCGTGCAGTACAAGGACAAGGCGCCGCGCGTGGTTCGCAAGAAGGACGGCAGCGACGTCTGGTGGTTCAACGGCCAGCAGGTGCCGAACATCGCGCTCAACGCCGTCGTCGGACGTCCGCCGGAGGAGTACGGCATGGAGCCGACGTCGTACGATCAGCTCCGCCCCGGCTGCTACGACGTGCACGAGCGCATCCGCGACATGAACGCGAACGGCGTGCTCGCGTCGCTGTGCTTCCCCTCGTTCCCGGGCTTCACCGGCATGAAGTTCGCGGAGCTCGCCGACAAGAACCTCGCTCGCGTCATGATCCAGGCGTACAACGACTGGCACATCGACGAGTGGTGCGGATCGTACCCCGGCCGCTTCATCCCGATGGCGCTGCCCATCATGTGGGATCCGACGCTGATGGCGGAGGAGGTGCGGCGCGTCGCGAAGAAGGGCTGTCACGCGCTCAGCTTCACCGAGAACCCCGAGCGTCTGAAGCTGCCGAGCTTCCACTCCGAGCACTGGGACCCGTTGTGGGAGGCGCTGTGCGACGAAGGCACGGTGCTGTGCGTGCACATCGGCTCGGGCGCCGGCATGCAGTTCAACTCGATGGAGGCGCCGGTCGACGTGATGATCACGACGACGCCGATGAAGATCGTCGACTTCGCGGCGGACGTGCTGTGGTCGCGCGTCCTGAAGACCTACCCGAAGCTGCGCATCGCGCTCTCCGAGGGCGGCATCGGCTGGATCCCGTACTTCCTCGAGCGCGCCGACTACGTGCACGAGCACCACCACGCGTGGACGCACCAGGACTTCGGCGGCAAGAAGCCGAGCCAGGTGTGGCGCGAGCACATGGTGACCTGCTTCATCGACGACCCGATCGGCGTCAAGAACAGACACGCCGTCGGCATCGACACCATCACCTGGGAGTGCGACTACCCGCACTCGGACACCACGTGGCCGCGCTCGCCGGAGATCCTGATGAAGAGCCTCGAGGGCGTGCCGGACGACGAGGTGAACAAGATCACGCACGAGAACGCGCTGCGCATCTTCCGCCTCGACGCCTTCAAGTACCGGCCGAAGGAGAAGTGCACGGCTGGCGCGCTGCGCGCCGAGTCGCCGGACGTCGATCTGTCGGTCCGCAGCGTCCGCGGCGGCAAGCCGCCCGCGACCGATCCGTCGCGACCGGTCACGACGGCCGACGTGATGCAGCAGCTCGCGGGCGCGTTCGCGGTGCCGGTCGAGGCCTAG
- a CDS encoding nuclear transport factor 2 family protein — MATPSRAEVESAFQRYLQLGAFERNWNAWADLFTEDAYYYEVQYGTFRGREAIRKWITTTMAGVPDMYFPPPKWVMIDGDRVAFCIENVYPNPKDPNGPPIGFPTFTVLQYRDGLWCSEEDYYDVKASVAAREAFRAAGGKAAPPLAR, encoded by the coding sequence ATGGCGACGCCCAGCAGAGCCGAGGTCGAGAGCGCGTTCCAGCGCTACCTGCAGCTCGGCGCGTTCGAGCGCAACTGGAACGCCTGGGCCGACCTCTTCACCGAGGACGCGTACTACTACGAGGTGCAGTACGGCACGTTCCGCGGCCGCGAGGCGATCCGCAAGTGGATCACCACGACGATGGCCGGCGTGCCCGACATGTACTTCCCGCCGCCCAAGTGGGTGATGATCGACGGCGACCGCGTCGCCTTCTGCATCGAGAACGTCTATCCGAACCCGAAGGACCCGAACGGGCCGCCGATCGGCTTCCCGACGTTCACCGTGCTGCAGTACCGCGACGGCCTGTGGTGCTCGGAAGAGGACTACTACGACGTGAAGGCGAGCGTCGCCGCGCGCGAGGCGTTCCGCGCTGCGGGCGGCAAGGCAGCGCCGCCGCTCGCGCGCTGA
- a CDS encoding amidohydrolase family protein — MTKNGLLVADSDMHVFEPPDLWQRYIDPAWRHAAPIGLTELRRDMRVKVKSHVLLRLGAVRPLAVEGGAGAWKAEHDDAYAAAEKRGWDPTSQREAMDTEGVDRAVLFPTRGLFVLGLDSPEMMGPDGLEGPLAAAIARAYNDWLHDFLRELPGRAYGAAMIAPHDVPAAVAETRRAVEKLGFKAIFLSPGAVGRRPWHHPAYDPLWAECEALGVAVAFHGGGQNHLKPDFSLEIFDKLMMWHTFSQPLGVMAAAVSLTAGGVLERFPRLRVALLEGNCSWAPWLFYRLDEHWEWLGKTEAPELRMKPSEYFLRNCWLSVEADEEPVKQYIERFGDDNLVFSTDYPHADSKYPHAVETFLKLPLSESSQRKILWDNWSRLYDVPAS, encoded by the coding sequence GTGACGAAGAACGGCCTGCTCGTCGCCGACAGCGACATGCACGTTTTCGAGCCGCCCGACCTGTGGCAGCGCTACATCGACCCCGCCTGGCGGCACGCGGCGCCGATCGGCCTCACCGAGCTGCGGCGCGACATGCGGGTCAAGGTGAAGTCGCACGTCCTGCTGCGGCTCGGCGCGGTGCGGCCGCTCGCCGTCGAGGGCGGCGCCGGGGCCTGGAAGGCCGAGCACGACGACGCCTACGCCGCGGCCGAGAAGCGTGGCTGGGATCCGACCTCGCAGCGCGAGGCGATGGACACGGAGGGCGTCGATCGCGCGGTGCTGTTCCCGACGCGCGGGCTCTTCGTGCTCGGGCTCGACAGCCCCGAGATGATGGGTCCGGACGGCCTCGAGGGGCCGCTCGCCGCGGCCATCGCGCGCGCCTACAACGACTGGCTCCACGACTTCCTGCGCGAGCTGCCGGGACGCGCCTACGGCGCGGCGATGATCGCGCCGCACGACGTGCCGGCGGCGGTCGCGGAGACCCGGCGCGCGGTCGAGAAGCTCGGCTTCAAGGCGATCTTCCTCTCCCCCGGCGCGGTCGGCCGCCGTCCCTGGCACCACCCGGCGTACGACCCGCTGTGGGCCGAGTGCGAGGCGCTCGGCGTCGCGGTCGCCTTCCACGGCGGCGGCCAGAACCACCTGAAGCCCGACTTCTCGCTCGAGATCTTCGACAAGCTGATGATGTGGCACACCTTCAGCCAGCCGCTCGGGGTCATGGCGGCCGCCGTGAGCCTGACGGCGGGCGGCGTGCTCGAGCGCTTCCCGCGGCTGCGGGTCGCGCTGCTCGAGGGTAACTGCTCGTGGGCGCCGTGGCTGTTCTACCGTCTCGACGAGCACTGGGAGTGGCTCGGCAAGACGGAGGCGCCGGAGCTGCGCATGAAGCCGTCGGAGTACTTCCTGCGCAACTGCTGGCTGTCGGTCGAGGCCGACGAGGAGCCCGTCAAGCAATACATCGAGCGCTTCGGCGACGACAACCTGGTGTTCTCGACCGACTACCCGCACGCCGATTCCAAGTACCCGCACGCGGTCGAGACCTTCCTGAAGCTGCCGCTGTCGGAATCCTCGCAGCGCAAGATCCTGTGGGACAACTGGAGCCGGCTCTACGACGTCCCGGCGTCCTGA
- a CDS encoding GNAT family N-acetyltransferase, with product MIRVRVLEPGDEPTIEAFLARHADASLFLRSNLRAGGLVDRSEPFQATWAGAFEGAELVAVAAHAWNGSVVVQAPRALADVVRFAVASSGRPLGGIVGEWDQVLAAREALGVTERPAICTSHDDLFALDLAELVVPSSLARGELRVRVAREDDRALVVRWRSAYRVELLGHPADDPELDASSAAEIEPLLRQESCFLLERDGDPVAFSAFNARLPDCVQIGGVFTPPALRGRGYARAVVAGSLLHARAAGATRSVLFTGKENAAARRAYHALGYRVVGEYGLVLF from the coding sequence ATGATTCGCGTCCGCGTGCTCGAGCCCGGCGACGAGCCGACGATCGAAGCCTTCCTCGCCCGCCACGCGGACGCGTCGCTGTTCCTGCGCTCGAACCTGCGCGCGGGCGGGCTCGTCGACCGCAGCGAGCCGTTCCAGGCGACGTGGGCCGGCGCGTTCGAGGGCGCGGAGCTGGTCGCGGTCGCGGCGCACGCCTGGAACGGCAGCGTCGTCGTGCAGGCGCCGCGCGCGCTCGCGGACGTCGTGCGCTTCGCGGTCGCGTCCTCCGGACGGCCGCTCGGCGGCATCGTCGGCGAGTGGGACCAGGTGCTCGCCGCGCGCGAAGCGCTCGGCGTCACGGAGCGGCCCGCGATCTGCACGAGCCACGACGACCTCTTCGCGCTCGACCTCGCGGAGCTCGTCGTGCCCTCGTCGCTCGCGCGCGGCGAGCTGCGCGTGCGCGTCGCGCGCGAAGACGACCGCGCGCTGGTCGTCCGCTGGCGCAGCGCGTACCGCGTCGAGCTGCTCGGCCACCCCGCGGACGATCCCGAGCTCGACGCGAGCAGCGCCGCCGAGATCGAGCCGCTGCTGCGACAGGAGAGCTGCTTCCTGCTCGAGCGCGACGGCGACCCGGTCGCGTTCAGCGCCTTCAACGCGCGGCTCCCCGACTGCGTGCAGATCGGCGGCGTGTTCACGCCGCCCGCGCTGCGCGGTCGCGGCTACGCGCGGGCGGTGGTCGCGGGCTCGCTGCTGCACGCCCGCGCCGCCGGCGCGACGCGCTCGGTCCTCTTCACCGGGAAGGAGAACGCGGCGGCGCGCCGCGCCTACCACGCGCTCGGCTACCGCGTCGTCGGCGAGTACGGCCTCGTTCTGTTTTGA